A region from the Diorhabda sublineata isolate icDioSubl1.1 chromosome X, icDioSubl1.1, whole genome shotgun sequence genome encodes:
- the LOC130451561 gene encoding uncharacterized protein LOC130451561 isoform X2: MNCFVRLQKCIDSKDSMQSLCKNHFLQNLYRKIDGALLWSQNERNLDCIITFQTHSILQRFMLRFDFLQLDCNDHLYIYDGAHAVGTYKFDLSCKNTKQNLGAMFTRTNYVTLKYVTDAWGTDSNGFKLVITAVKDPKHACTEYRCNLREFCIATELVCDGINHCADGSDETSTNLCQNNDTGMILGLEMTWFVVVVVSALLVLLVLIVAVSVCICRMGWPHSSSGNGTVQQQNASYSLQQMYGSNGAMKSSTGSMTTLTVTTTGGGPGGDGGIHQHQQPGNWCHPAGPLGFRLSTPVRVRLYCQAK, from the exons ACTCCATGCAATCTTTATGCAAGAACCATTTTCTTCAGAACTTGTACCGGAAAATAGATGGCGCTTTACTTTGGTCGCAAAATGAGAGAAATTTGGACTGCATCATAACATTTCAAACTCATTCGATTCTTCAGAGATTCATGCTTCGATTTGATTTTCTTCAGTTAGATTGTAATGATCATTTATATATCTACGACGGCGCTCATGCAGTAGGAACATATAAA tttgatCTATCTTGCAAGAATACGAAACAAAACCTTggggccatgtttacacgtactAATTACGTTACGCTCAAGTACGTTACAGATGCGTGGGGTACAGACTCCAACGGATTCAAACTTGTTATCACAGCTGTCAAAGATCCCA aGCACGCCTGCACAGAGTATCGTTGCAATTTGAGGGAATTTTGTATAGCAACTGAGCTTGTATGTGATGGCATCAACCACTGCGCTGATGGATCCGATGAAACCTCTACGAATCTATGTCAAA ATAACGATACTGGAATGATTTTGGGATTGGAAATGACATGGTTTGTCGTTGTTGTTGTTAGTGCTCTGTTAGTCCTTTTGGTCCTTATTGTAGCCGTCTCTGTGTGCATCTGCAGAATGGGATGGCCACATTCCTCCTCTGGAAATGGTACAGTGCAACAGCAAAATGCTTCCTATTCTC tTCAACAAATGTACGGCTCTAACGGCGCCATGAAGTCTAGCACCGGTAGCATGACGACGTTAACGGTAACAACGACGGGCGGTGGTCCAGGTGGAGACGGCGGTATCCACCAGCACCAACAGCCGGGAAACTGGTGCCACCCTGCGGGCCCACTAGGGTTCCGCCTCAGCACGCCGGTCCGGGTCCGCCTCTACTGCCAGGCAAAGTGA
- the LOC130451561 gene encoding uncharacterized protein LOC130451561 isoform X3, whose product MQSLCKNHFLQNLYRKIDGALLWSQNERNLDCIITFQTHSILQRFMLRFDFLQLDCNDHLYIYDGAHAVGTYKFDLSCKNTKQNLGAMFTRTNYVTLKYVTDAWGTDSNGFKLVITAVKDPKHACTEYRCNLREFCIATELVCDGINHCADGSDETSTNLCQNNDTGMILGLEMTWFVVVVVSALLVLLVLIVAVSVCICRMGWPHSSSGNGTVQQQNASYSLQQMYGSNGAMKSSTGSMTTLTVTTTGGGPGGDGGIHQHQQPGNWCHPAGPLGFRLSTPVRVRLYCQAK is encoded by the exons ATGCAATCTTTATGCAAGAACCATTTTCTTCAGAACTTGTACCGGAAAATAGATGGCGCTTTACTTTGGTCGCAAAATGAGAGAAATTTGGACTGCATCATAACATTTCAAACTCATTCGATTCTTCAGAGATTCATGCTTCGATTTGATTTTCTTCAGTTAGATTGTAATGATCATTTATATATCTACGACGGCGCTCATGCAGTAGGAACATATAAA tttgatCTATCTTGCAAGAATACGAAACAAAACCTTggggccatgtttacacgtactAATTACGTTACGCTCAAGTACGTTACAGATGCGTGGGGTACAGACTCCAACGGATTCAAACTTGTTATCACAGCTGTCAAAGATCCCA aGCACGCCTGCACAGAGTATCGTTGCAATTTGAGGGAATTTTGTATAGCAACTGAGCTTGTATGTGATGGCATCAACCACTGCGCTGATGGATCCGATGAAACCTCTACGAATCTATGTCAAA ATAACGATACTGGAATGATTTTGGGATTGGAAATGACATGGTTTGTCGTTGTTGTTGTTAGTGCTCTGTTAGTCCTTTTGGTCCTTATTGTAGCCGTCTCTGTGTGCATCTGCAGAATGGGATGGCCACATTCCTCCTCTGGAAATGGTACAGTGCAACAGCAAAATGCTTCCTATTCTC tTCAACAAATGTACGGCTCTAACGGCGCCATGAAGTCTAGCACCGGTAGCATGACGACGTTAACGGTAACAACGACGGGCGGTGGTCCAGGTGGAGACGGCGGTATCCACCAGCACCAACAGCCGGGAAACTGGTGCCACCCTGCGGGCCCACTAGGGTTCCGCCTCAGCACGCCGGTCCGGGTCCGCCTCTACTGCCAGGCAAAGTGA